In Sulfurihydrogenibium sp., the genomic stretch GTAAACTTCCATAAACCTTCATACCATTGTTTATAAACACCTTCATTTTATGAAGTGGATAAGGATAATAAACCATGGTTGATATGCCTTGTTGCTTAAGTCTTTCTTGAATCTCTTCTCGGTTTTTACCTGTTAATAAAATTGTGTATTGATGGAATACATGATATGCTTTTTCTTTTTCAATCGGAGTTTTTAACCATTTTATTTCTTTTAAACCTTCTGTATATATTTTTGCTATCTTTCTTCTTTTCTCATTAAAATCATCTATGATATCAAATTTAGCTAAAATTATCGCAGCTTGAAGAGTATCAAGTCTTGCGTTGTATCCTATATGGTCAACGTTATATTTATCTTTACCACCATGTTTTATAAGCATTCTAATTATTTCAGCAAGCTCATCATCGTTAGTAGAAACCATACCACCATCGCCAAATCCACCAAGGTTCTTTGAAGGGAAAAAGCTAAAGCATCCTGTTGTTCCGATAGATCCGAGCTTTTTATTATCCCACATTCCGCCAAATGCTTGTGCCACATCTTCAACTACAAAAAGATTATACTCTTTTGCTATTTGCATGATTTCATCCATATTAGCCGGATGACCATAAAGATGTACGGGTATAATTCCTGCAACGTTTTTACTTGTTCTTAAATATTCTTTTATTTTCTCTGTATCTATAGTGTAAGTATCTAAATCAATATCGATAAATACTGGCGTTGCGCCAGCTCTTAAAATTGCGTCTCCAGTTGCTGTAAATGTAAAAGGTGTTGTTATGATTTCATCAGTTTTATCAAAATACTCTTTCCCTTTTAATTTGATGGCTAATGCCCTTAGTGATAAAACCAAAGCATCTGTGCCAGAAGAACACCCTATGCAATGCTTTACCCCAAGATATCTTGCAGCTTTCTCTTCAAGTTGTTTTACTTCAGGACCAAGAATAAAATTAGATTCCTTTATTACTTTATCCATATTTTTTTCTATTTTATGATAGATATACAAAGTTTCCCGAGTTAGGTCAAGCATACTGATTTTTTGATTTTCAGTACTGTTTGAAATAAAAGAAATAAAATCTTTTGGATGAACTCCTTTATCTTTAACAGTTTCTAAAAATTTTTCATCTCTTGTTAAGACATATAAATCAAAAGTTTCTGCCGTCAATCTTATAAGCTCATCTTCTATATCAAAGTCTGAATACCATTTGTCTATAATATCATAAGATGGTGTTTTTAAAACTCTAACATTATGAGTTTCTACAAACTTTCTTAAGATAACATTAACATTTACGTTTATATTTGCACCCTTTAAATGTTTAGAAAAAATAAATTTTAGGTTATGAAGTTGTGATGAAGATAGATAAATTGGTATTTTGTAATCTGATACATATTTTTCAATTTCAAAAATATAAGGATTATCTTTTGTTCTTAATAAAAGTAAATCTAAGATTACATTGTTATCCCATATTATTTTATAATCCATATTTTTCCTTTAAGCTTATTTCTAACATCTCATCATCAGAAAAATTAGAAATATTATCTTTGCCCTTGTAAATTTTATACAAAAAATCAATAAATTCTGTTTTTAAAGGTTCTTCGTAAACTTCTACTGTTATTTCTTTTTTGTCTTTTAAGTGGTCAGTTAAGGGTATCAAAAAACCATCTTTAACTCTGATTGCTTTTAATTTCATAGAGCATCACCTCTTTTATATCTTTTCATTGATTGGATAAAAGTCTTTTTTGTCATAAAAATATATACTTCCGCAGTATTCACAAGATAGTTTACTATCTTCTAAAACTTTCCCTTTTACGACACCTTTATTAACTAAAACTGTTCCACACTTACAAACATAGCCCATCAACCTTCCTGGATTTCCATAAACCAATCCATAATCTGGAACATCTTTTGTAATTACAGACCCAGCACCTATTAAAGCATATTTTCCAATAGTTGTTCCGCATACAATGGTTGCATTTGCTCCAATGGTCGCACCTTTTTTTACTAAGGTTTTTTTAAATTCTTGCTTTCTTTCTATGAAAGCTCTCGGATTAACCACATTAGTAAAAACACAGGATGGTCCACAAAACACATCATCTTCTAATTCAACACCTTTGTAAATAGAAACATTATTTTGAATTTTACATCTATTTCCAATAGAAACGTCCGGACCTATCATAACATTTTGACCTATTATGCAATTTTCGCCAATTTTACTCCCTTTTAGTATATGTGAAAAATGCCAAATCTTTGTTCCACTACCTATTTCTACACCTTCATCAACATATGAAGACGGATGTATAAATACTTCCATACGCTAACTCCTAACCTTTTTACAAAATGGATGGTAATCCCCTTTTAAGCCTATGGGTGTTGCATTCCTAATGTCAGAAACAATCACTATTGAATTTTTAGCATCATCAAGTCCGAAACCACCTTTATTTAAGATATCTTCGTACGATTTAGTATGCAATTCAGTAAAACCTTCGCTAAACTCAAACTCTTCACCATTTACAGTTATGCTTCTAAACGTTCTTTTTCCAAGTGCTTTAACATTATCTGGAATATATTCATAATTTACAGATAAAAACCATCTTACCCTTGCATTTTTTAATTTTAAATATCCTGCATTAACATCAGGCTGTTTAATGTGAACTATATTTTCTTCAACTGGACCAAAAATCCAAGATAGCATATCAAAAAAGTGTATACCAATATTTGTAGCTAACCCCCCGCTTTTTTTCTCATCCCCTTTCCAGGATACAAAAAACCATCTTCCCCTGCTTGTTAGATAAACTAAATCTATATCATACACTTTATTTGGATTTTCCTGTAGTTCCTTCTCTATTTTTTGTTTCAAAGCCAAAATTGATTCATGAAGTCTTAACTGCAGTATCGTATAAACCTTTCTACCGGTTTCATTTTCTATTTTTTTAAGATGGTCTATTTGTTCTGGATATAAAACTAAAGGTTTTTCACAAATTGCGTCAGCGTCGTTTAACAGCGCAAACTTTATATGCGGTTCATGGAGATAATTTGGTGTTGCGATACTAACGTAATCAATCTTTTCTTGGTTTTTGTTAAACTCGTTTATAAAGTTAAAGAAAAGTTCAAATTCTGTAAAAAAATACGCATTTGGAAAATAGCTATCTATTATTCCAATACCATCATAAGGGTCGTATGCGGCTACTAATTCATTATTGGTTTCTTTAATGGCTTTCATATGTCTTGGTGCAATATAGCCACTTGCTCCCATCAATACAAAATTTTTTTTCATTTTTTCCTCCAATTATGCTTTTATAACCTTAGGGTCTTTTGCTTTAATAAGATTTCTGGTGTCAATAATTAGATTAGCATTTTTTAAAATGAATTCAGGGTCATAAACTGAATGGTCTGTAACTATCACTAAAGCATCATACGATTTCAAGTTTTCTTCTGTTAATTCAACAGAATGCATTTTTAAGCTGTACTTTCTCAATGGCGGTATTTCTGGGATATATGGATCATTATAGTCAACTATGGCTCCTTTATCTTGAAGTAAGGTTATTATTTTAAGTGAAGGAGATTCTCTTAGGTCATCTACATCTTTTTTATAAGCTGCACCAAGAATAAGTATCTTAGCTCCTTTAATTGATTTTCCAATATTATTTAAAGCTTCCATTGTTTTGTTAACTACATAGTAAGGCATACTTGTGTTTATTTCTCCCGCAAGTTCTATAAATCTTGTATGAAATTCGTATTCTTTGGCTTTCCATGTTAGATAAAATGGGTCTACAGGGATACAATGACCGCCTAAACCTGGTCCTGGATAAAAGGCTTGAAATCCAAATGGTTTTGTCTTAGCAGCTTCAATAACTTCCCATATGTCTATTCCCATTCTATCAAATAACAACTTTAATTCATTGACAAGTGCTATATTTACAGCTCTATATGTATTTTCTAATATTTTTGCCGCTTCTGCAACTTTTGTTGAAGATACAGGTACCACCTTTTGGGTTATATTACTGTAAAGTTCGGTTGCAACTTCTAAACATTTTGGAGAATATCCACCTACAACTTTAGGAATTCTTGATATATCAAATTCTTTGTTCCCTGGGTCTTCTCTCTCCGGAGAAAAAGCAAGGTAAAAATCTTCTCCTGCTTTAAGCCCGGATTTTTCCAATATGGCTTTCAGGTCCTCATCAGTGGTGCCAGGATATGTTGTTGATTCAAGAACGACAAGCTGTCCTTTTTTTAGATATTTTGCTATAGTTTCTCCTGTACTAAATACATACGTCATATCCGGTTCATGGTATTTGTTTAACGGTGTTGGAACGCAGATAATTATCGCATCAACTTCTGATAGTTTTGAGAAATCAGATGTTGGATAAAAATTTTGAGAAACTCTTTTTATATTTGAACTGTCTATATGTTTTATGTAACTTTCTCCAGCTTTCAATTTTTCAATTTTACTTTCATCTATATCAAATCCATAAACCTTAAAGCCAACTTCGCCAAATCTAATGGCAAGTGGTAATCCCACATAACCCATCCCTATAATACCAACTTTTGCTTCTTTCTTCTGAATTTTCTCCTTTAATTCTAAATGATTACTCATTTCTCCTCCCTGAAATTTATAAATTTTTATACTTTAATTAACCTTTCTACTTTTAATAGCCTCTCTAACAAGTGCAACAAATATACCTAAGAATATTCCTGTTATGAATCCTATTAATGTATAAAGTAATGGTTTTGGTCTGACTGGTTCTGAAGATGTCTGAATTTCAGTTGCTAAAATTACAAACTTTGGGTCTTGCAACCATTTTTGAATTTGCTCTTTTTCTGTTAATAAATCAGCAAATTTAGAAGGATCATAGATTATATCATTCCTTGAGTTAGTCTCAGAAATAGTTTGATTTATAGAATTTACTCTGATTGTATATTTTTTATTAAGCTCTTCTATTTTTTGCGTGAATAATTTTTTATTAATTATCTCTAAGATTTTCTCAAGATTTTCTTTAGCCATCTGTGGAGATGCACCTTCTACTTCTATCTTAGCCATATTTTGAGAGTTTTTTACAGGAAAAACTTTAATATTTTTTAGTATATCTTTCAAAGTGT encodes the following:
- a CDS encoding DegT/DnrJ/EryC1/StrS family aminotransferase, whose amino-acid sequence is MDYKIIWDNNVILDLLLLRTKDNPYIFEIEKYVSDYKIPIYLSSSQLHNLKFIFSKHLKGANINVNVNVILRKFVETHNVRVLKTPSYDIIDKWYSDFDIEDELIRLTAETFDLYVLTRDEKFLETVKDKGVHPKDFISFISNSTENQKISMLDLTRETLYIYHKIEKNMDKVIKESNFILGPEVKQLEEKAARYLGVKHCIGCSSGTDALVLSLRALAIKLKGKEYFDKTDEIITTPFTFTATGDAILRAGATPVFIDIDLDTYTIDTEKIKEYLRTSKNVAGIIPVHLYGHPANMDEIMQIAKEYNLFVVEDVAQAFGGMWDNKKLGSIGTTGCFSFFPSKNLGGFGDGGMVSTNDDELAEIIRMLIKHGGKDKYNVDHIGYNARLDTLQAAIILAKFDIIDDFNEKRRKIAKIYTEGLKEIKWLKTPIEKEKAYHVFHQYTILLTGKNREEIQERLKQQGISTMVYYPYPLHKMKVFINNGMKVYGSLQNSEYAAKNVLSLPIEPLYDEKIIYNVIEKLREM
- a CDS encoding acyltransferase, with product MEVFIHPSSYVDEGVEIGSGTKIWHFSHILKGSKIGENCIIGQNVMIGPDVSIGNRCKIQNNVSIYKGVELEDDVFCGPSCVFTNVVNPRAFIERKQEFKKTLVKKGATIGANATIVCGTTIGKYALIGAGSVITKDVPDYGLVYGNPGRLMGYVCKCGTVLVNKGVVKGKVLEDSKLSCEYCGSIYFYDKKDFYPINEKI
- a CDS encoding Gfo/Idh/MocA family oxidoreductase is translated as MKKNFVLMGASGYIAPRHMKAIKETNNELVAAYDPYDGIGIIDSYFPNAYFFTEFELFFNFINEFNKNQEKIDYVSIATPNYLHEPHIKFALLNDADAICEKPLVLYPEQIDHLKKIENETGRKVYTILQLRLHESILALKQKIEKELQENPNKVYDIDLVYLTSRGRWFFVSWKGDEKKSGGLATNIGIHFFDMLSWIFGPVEENIVHIKQPDVNAGYLKLKNARVRWFLSVNYEYIPDNVKALGKRTFRSITVNGEEFEFSEGFTELHTKSYEDILNKGGFGLDDAKNSIVIVSDIRNATPIGLKGDYHPFCKKVRS
- a CDS encoding nucleotide sugar dehydrogenase; its protein translation is MSNHLELKEKIQKKEAKVGIIGMGYVGLPLAIRFGEVGFKVYGFDIDESKIEKLKAGESYIKHIDSSNIKRVSQNFYPTSDFSKLSEVDAIIICVPTPLNKYHEPDMTYVFSTGETIAKYLKKGQLVVLESTTYPGTTDEDLKAILEKSGLKAGEDFYLAFSPEREDPGNKEFDISRIPKVVGGYSPKCLEVATELYSNITQKVVPVSSTKVAEAAKILENTYRAVNIALVNELKLLFDRMGIDIWEVIEAAKTKPFGFQAFYPGPGLGGHCIPVDPFYLTWKAKEYEFHTRFIELAGEINTSMPYYVVNKTMEALNNIGKSIKGAKILILGAAYKKDVDDLRESPSLKIITLLQDKGAIVDYNDPYIPEIPPLRKYSLKMHSVELTEENLKSYDALVIVTDHSVYDPEFILKNANLIIDTRNLIKAKDPKVIKA
- a CDS encoding Wzz/FepE/Etk N-terminal domain-containing protein, whose translation is MEQNNACSDEIDLFELFQKLYEQRWTILGITALTTVLAILVSIFMPKAYKAEAMVEVPIIQGSKVIDISEIQESIKVYKKDDTLKDILKNIKVFPVKNSQNMAKIEVEGASPQMAKENLEKILEIINKKLFTQKIEELNKKYTIRVNSINQTISETNSRNDIIYDPSKFADLLTEKEQIQKWLQDPKFVILATEIQTSSEPVRPKPLLYTLIGFITGIFLGIFVALVREAIKSRKVN